In Apium graveolens cultivar Ventura chromosome 10, ASM990537v1, whole genome shotgun sequence, the following are encoded in one genomic region:
- the LOC141693599 gene encoding pentatricopeptide repeat-containing protein At2g20710, mitochondrial-like, producing the protein MNNTLELKPVSQWMSDKRYFQLSRGDVAVRLDLISRFKGIDQAVIYFNDIPKQMKCAQVYGSLLNCYVEEKSMEKAEDLMQKMRDLGFLRYTLSYNNMLSLYCKTGNYDKLKPLLHEMKEKGIVWDKFTYSILLASYSASCSIEDIDVIFQKMESEPEYRLDWDSYTSAADAYKNVGCVDKASMMLKKAEGLIQTSKRKSLGYEFLITHYSAMGNKAEVLRLWEVYKKHGKIYNTGYKSMITSLLKLDDKIGAENVFEEWEDSQLSYDFRIPNSLISYYCKKGLMGKAEALVERAEQRNKKPIPCTWYFLATGYIGCDQPQKAVEAMKRGIAECRQGWQLPSKDILVACLEYMKGNNDVKEAKEFVRSLVAKDIVSADIEKELLNYFETDKEDISGFMEGDFDRQGKVPET; encoded by the exons ATGAATAACACGTTAGAATTAAAACCA GTTTCTCAATGGATGAGTGACAAAAGGTATTTTCAACTTTCACGTGGTGATGTGGCTGTCCGGCTGGACTTGATATCCAGATTTAAAGGGATTGACCAAGCTGTGATCTATTTTAATGACATCCCAAAACAGATGAAATGTGCGCAGGTCTATGGTTCTCTTCTCAACTGCTATGTTGAAGAAAAATCCATGGAGAAAGCAGAGGACCTCATGCAGAAAATGAGGGATTTGGGATTCCTAAGATACACATTGTCTTATAATAACATGCTTAGTCTATACTGCAAGACAGGCAACTATGACAAATTGAAGCCTTTGCTGCACGAAATGAAGGAAAAAGGCATTGTCTGGGACAAATTTACTTACAGTATCTtgttggcttcatattctgccagCTGCAGCATTGAGGATATTGATGTAATATTTCAGAAAATGGAATCTGAACCTGAGTATCGTCTGGATTGGGATAGCTATACCAGTGCTGCAGATGCATATAAAAACGTTGGTTGTGTAGACAAAGCTTCTATGATGTTGAAGAAAGCTGAGGGACTGATACAAACTTCCAAGAGAAAGAGCCTTGGATACGAATTCCTTATTACACACTATTCCGCAATGGGGAATAAAGCCGAGGTACTGCGGCTATGGGAAGTTTACAAGAAGCACGGAAAAATCTACAATACTGGCTATAAAAGTATGATAACCTCACTCTTAAAGCTTGATGACAAAATAGGTGCAGAAAATGTTTTCGAAGAATGGGAGGATAGTCAGCTGAGCTACGATTTTCGGATTCCAAACTCCTTGATTAGTTATTACTGCAAAAAAGGTCTTATGGGAAAAGCTGAAGCTCTTGTAGAAAGAGCCGAACAAAGGAATAAAAAACCTATCCCTTGTACTTGGTATTTTCTTGCCACAGGTTATATTGGTTGTGATCAACCCCAGAAAGCAGTAGAAGCAATGAAAAGAGGCATTGCAGAGTGTCGACAAGGATGGCAGCTGCCAAGCAAGGATATCCTGGTCGCATGTTTGGAATACATGAAAGGAAACAATGATGTTAAGGAAGCAAAGGAATTTGTAAGGTCCCTTGTTGCTAAGGATATTGTTTCCGCTGACATTGAAAAGGAGTTGTTAAATTATTTTGAAACTGACAAAGAAGATATTAGTGGATTTATGGAAGGAGATTTTGACAGACAAGGTAAAGTGCCCGAAACTTGA
- the LOC141690288 gene encoding uncharacterized protein LOC141690288 isoform X1, whose amino-acid sequence MLEDQSASDQLARIRDYDVSLTVNSSTKRKRQKENKKRKKTMKGFQLDARSSSEPDKIPDDSNSTRYVTSVALPEVEPQKTDGSSNTNFKPLITEVQSGDGSKIVEDYNNAERDKTCVRSGCGTNGSNYVYRSKAEEYKMIADLGTYPQLSAMISPEAGMKKAERNEKEREQLTDAPIGLDITPEDKASMHVINVALPDTSEAQSGDCSKVVEECNNGEKTNKGARSDGGINRDNYVYRTKAEEYRMIAIAGISPQLSARLASEDRMKKSTKIIEKKALEKTELFSNAPTDVKESSEVQKKNCIEGVVEVTKGDRVKSVVYKYQTKAKEYIMHADFSNCSQGVTLFACEATNMDNRKSKVVKGPEDNQNSAVACVADEPGGSILEALEAAEKINTNDGSRCAIAIDPGFLFSQGHEKTACLGTTSGNPEIEHRETHVREVKEVFDRRDCGDMAAEIVKHGDSTKAAETAPSLKPGSVKKRKPRYFDFPNSSLGEDAHKARKRTKARRKKPCYLCGGFRHTAKHCIQGRECFKCGGRGHLARDCLEESSSNNILDFCLRCGNLGHHMFVCQSDYSSEDLKAIKCYVCKEFGHLCCDGFKYEGQALASCYKCGQSGHLGFECIRQEKCTRCSLAKTFYDHEVKGHFAGKNREHNKAGKCTYESTTIERSFSDNEIIPNFAHAPL is encoded by the exons ATGTTGGAGGATCAGAGTGCATCAGATCAACTTGCTAGAATACGTGATTATGATGTGAGTTTGACCGTGAATTCGAGCACGAAAAGAAAGAGACAGAAAGAGaataagaagagaaagaagaCGATGAAAGGCTTCCAACTTGATGCCAGAAGTTCTAGT GAGCCAGACAAAATTCCAGACGATAGCAACTCAACAAGATATGTAACTTCTGTGGCTTTACCAGAGGTTGAACCTCAGAAAACTGATGGTAGCAGCAACACAAATTTTAAACCACTAATTACTGAGGTACAAAGTGGAGATGGTAGTAAAATAGTGGAAGATTATAATAATGCAGAAAGAGACAAAACATGTGTTAGATCTGGCTGTGGTACAAATGGAAGCAACTATGTGTATAGAAGTAAAGCAGAAGAGTATAAAATGATTGCAGATCTGGGTACATATCCTCAACTTTCTGCAATGATTTCTCCCGAGGCCGGAATGAAGAAAGCGGAAAGAAATGAGAAGGAGAGGGAACAATTAACTGATGCTCCTATA GGGCTAGACATTACACCAGAAGATAAGGCATCGATGCATGTAATTAATGTGGCTTTACCAGACACCAGTGAGGCACAAAGTGGAGACTGCAGTAAAGTAGTGGAAGAGTGTAATAATGGAGAAAAGACCAACAAAGGTGCTAGATCTGATGGTGGTATAAACAGAGACAATTATGTGTATCGAACTAAAGCGGAAGAGTATAGAATGATTGCAATAGCAGGTATATCTCCTCAACTTTCTGCAAGGCTTGCTTCGGAAGACAGAATGAAGAAGAGCACCAAAATAATTGAGAAGAAGGCATTGGAGAAGACAGAACTATTTAGCAATGCCCCCACA GATGTTAAAGAATCAAGTGAAGTACAGAAGAAAAACTGTATTGAAGGAGTAGTTGAGGTCACAAAAGGTGACCGTGTCAAATCTGTTGTGTACAAGTACCAGACTAAAGCTAAAGAGTATATAATGCATGCAGATTTCAGCAACTGCTCCCAAGGTGTCACATTATTTGCTTGTGAGGCCACAAATATGGACAATAGGAAGAGCAAAGTGGTTAAAGGACCAGAGGACAACCAAAATTCAGCA GTTGCTTGTGTAGCTGATGAACCAGGGGGAAGCATTCTTGAAGCTCTGGAAGCTGCTGAAAAGATTAATACTAATGATGGCTCAAGATGTGCTATAGCGATTGATCCTGGTTTTTTATTTTCGCAAGGACATGAGAAGACTGCATGTTTGGGGACCACCAGTGGAAATCCTGAAATTGAACATAGAGAGACACATGTGAGGGAGGTGAAAGAAGTGTTTGATAGAAGAGATTGTGGA GATATGGCAGCAGAGATAGTTAAGCATGGAGACTCAACTAAAGCTGCTGAAACAGCGCCATCATTGAAACCAGGATCAGTGAAAAAG AGAAAACCTAGATATTTTGATTTCCCAAATAGCAGTTTGGGCGAAGATGCTCACAAAGCACGAAAGCGTACTAAGGCGAGAAGAAAAAAACCATGCTATCTATGTGGAGGTTTCAGGCATACTGCAAAGCATTGCATCCAG GGCCGTGAATGCTTCAAATGTGGAGGAAGAGGTCACCTTGCTAGAGATTGCCTTGAAGAATCATCGAGCAATAACATTTTAGATTTCTGTTTGAGATGTGGAAATTTAGGCCATCATATGTTTGTATGTCAAAGTGACTATTCTTCTGAAGATCTCAAG GCTATAAAATGTTATGTTTGCAAGGAATTTGGGCACCTCTGCTGCGATGGCTTTAAGTACGAGGGTCAGGCATTAGCATCTTGTTACAAGTGCGGGCAAAGTGGCCATCTGGGTTTT GAATGCATTAGACAAGAAAAGTGCACCAGATGCTCGCTAGCCAAAACTTTCTACGATCATGAAGTAAAAGGCCACTTTGCAGGAAAGAACAGAGAACATAACAAG GCTGGAAAGTGTACCTATGAATCAACAACCATTGAAAGATCTTTTTCAGATAATGAAATTATTCCAAACTTCGCCCATGCACCTCTTTAA
- the LOC141690288 gene encoding uncharacterized protein LOC141690288 isoform X2: MLEDQSASDQLARIRDYDVSLTVNSSTKRKRQKENKKRKKTMKGFQLDARSSSEPDKIPDDSNSTRYVTSVALPEVEPQKTDGSSNTNFKPLITEVQSGDGSKIVEDYNNAERDKTCVRSGCGTNGSNYVYRSKAEEYKMIADLGTYPQLSAMISPEAGMKKAERNEKEREQLTDAPIGLDITPEDKASMHVINVALPDTSEAQSGDCSKVVEECNNGEKTNKGARSDGGINRDNYVYRTKAEEYRMIAIAGISPQLSARLASEDRMKKSTKIIEKKALEKTELFSNAPTDVKESSEVQKKNCIEGVVEVTKGDRVKSVVYKYQTKAKEYIMHADFSNCSQGVTLFACEATNMDNRKSKVVKGPEDNQNSAVACVADEPGGSILEALEAAEKINTNDGSRCAIAIDPGFLFSQGHEKTACLGTTSGNPEIEHRETHVREVKEVFDRRDCGDMAAEIVKHGDSTKAAETAPSLKPGSVKKRKPRYFDFPNSSLGEDAHKARKRTKARRKKPCYLCGGFRHTAKHCIQGRECFKCGGRGHLARDCLEESSSNNILDFCLRCGNLGHHMFVCQSDYSSEDLKAIKCYVCKEFGHLCCDGFKYEGQALASCYKCGQSGHLGFECIRQEKCTRCSLAKTFYDHEVKGHFAGKNREHNKKFLKEMANAVVAVQHMKELHRKSQRKV; encoded by the exons ATGTTGGAGGATCAGAGTGCATCAGATCAACTTGCTAGAATACGTGATTATGATGTGAGTTTGACCGTGAATTCGAGCACGAAAAGAAAGAGACAGAAAGAGaataagaagagaaagaagaCGATGAAAGGCTTCCAACTTGATGCCAGAAGTTCTAGT GAGCCAGACAAAATTCCAGACGATAGCAACTCAACAAGATATGTAACTTCTGTGGCTTTACCAGAGGTTGAACCTCAGAAAACTGATGGTAGCAGCAACACAAATTTTAAACCACTAATTACTGAGGTACAAAGTGGAGATGGTAGTAAAATAGTGGAAGATTATAATAATGCAGAAAGAGACAAAACATGTGTTAGATCTGGCTGTGGTACAAATGGAAGCAACTATGTGTATAGAAGTAAAGCAGAAGAGTATAAAATGATTGCAGATCTGGGTACATATCCTCAACTTTCTGCAATGATTTCTCCCGAGGCCGGAATGAAGAAAGCGGAAAGAAATGAGAAGGAGAGGGAACAATTAACTGATGCTCCTATA GGGCTAGACATTACACCAGAAGATAAGGCATCGATGCATGTAATTAATGTGGCTTTACCAGACACCAGTGAGGCACAAAGTGGAGACTGCAGTAAAGTAGTGGAAGAGTGTAATAATGGAGAAAAGACCAACAAAGGTGCTAGATCTGATGGTGGTATAAACAGAGACAATTATGTGTATCGAACTAAAGCGGAAGAGTATAGAATGATTGCAATAGCAGGTATATCTCCTCAACTTTCTGCAAGGCTTGCTTCGGAAGACAGAATGAAGAAGAGCACCAAAATAATTGAGAAGAAGGCATTGGAGAAGACAGAACTATTTAGCAATGCCCCCACA GATGTTAAAGAATCAAGTGAAGTACAGAAGAAAAACTGTATTGAAGGAGTAGTTGAGGTCACAAAAGGTGACCGTGTCAAATCTGTTGTGTACAAGTACCAGACTAAAGCTAAAGAGTATATAATGCATGCAGATTTCAGCAACTGCTCCCAAGGTGTCACATTATTTGCTTGTGAGGCCACAAATATGGACAATAGGAAGAGCAAAGTGGTTAAAGGACCAGAGGACAACCAAAATTCAGCA GTTGCTTGTGTAGCTGATGAACCAGGGGGAAGCATTCTTGAAGCTCTGGAAGCTGCTGAAAAGATTAATACTAATGATGGCTCAAGATGTGCTATAGCGATTGATCCTGGTTTTTTATTTTCGCAAGGACATGAGAAGACTGCATGTTTGGGGACCACCAGTGGAAATCCTGAAATTGAACATAGAGAGACACATGTGAGGGAGGTGAAAGAAGTGTTTGATAGAAGAGATTGTGGA GATATGGCAGCAGAGATAGTTAAGCATGGAGACTCAACTAAAGCTGCTGAAACAGCGCCATCATTGAAACCAGGATCAGTGAAAAAG AGAAAACCTAGATATTTTGATTTCCCAAATAGCAGTTTGGGCGAAGATGCTCACAAAGCACGAAAGCGTACTAAGGCGAGAAGAAAAAAACCATGCTATCTATGTGGAGGTTTCAGGCATACTGCAAAGCATTGCATCCAG GGCCGTGAATGCTTCAAATGTGGAGGAAGAGGTCACCTTGCTAGAGATTGCCTTGAAGAATCATCGAGCAATAACATTTTAGATTTCTGTTTGAGATGTGGAAATTTAGGCCATCATATGTTTGTATGTCAAAGTGACTATTCTTCTGAAGATCTCAAG GCTATAAAATGTTATGTTTGCAAGGAATTTGGGCACCTCTGCTGCGATGGCTTTAAGTACGAGGGTCAGGCATTAGCATCTTGTTACAAGTGCGGGCAAAGTGGCCATCTGGGTTTT GAATGCATTAGACAAGAAAAGTGCACCAGATGCTCGCTAGCCAAAACTTTCTACGATCATGAAGTAAAAGGCCACTTTGCAGGAAAGAACAGAGAACATAACAAG AAGTTTTTGAAGGAAATGGCCAATGCCGTAGTAGCGGTTCAACATATGAAGGAATTGCATAGAAAGTCGCAACGGAAAGTATGA
- the LOC141690288 gene encoding uncharacterized protein LOC141690288 isoform X4 produces the protein MLEDQSASDQLARIRDYDVSLTVNSSTKRKRQKENKKRKKTMKGFQLDARSSSEPDKIPDDSNSTRYVTSVALPEVEPQKTDGSSNTNFKPLITEVQSGDGSKIVEDYNNAERDKTCVRSGCGTNGSNYVYRSKAEEYKMIADLGTYPQLSAMISPEAGMKKAERNEKEREQLTDAPIGLDITPEDKASMHVINVALPDTSEAQSGDCSKVVEECNNGEKTNKGARSDGGINRDNYVYRTKAEEYRMIAIAGISPQLSARLASEDRMKKSTKIIEKKALEKTELFSNAPTDVKESSEVQKKNCIEGVVEVTKGDRVKSVVYKYQTKAKEYIMHADFSNCSQGVTLFACEATNMDNRKSKVVKGPEDNQNSAVACVADEPGGSILEALEAAEKINTNDGSRCAIAIDPGFLFSQGHEKTACLGTTSGNPEIEHRETHVREVKEVFDRRDCGDMAAEIVKHGDSTKAAETAPSLKPGSVKKRKPRYFDFPNSSLGEDAHKARKRTKARRKKPCYLCGGFRHTAKHCIQGRECFKCGGRGHLARDCLEESSSNNILDFCLRCGNLGHHMFVCQSDYSSEDLKAIKCYVCKEFGHLCCDGFKYEGQALASCYKCGQSGHLGFTRKVHQMLASQNFLRS, from the exons ATGTTGGAGGATCAGAGTGCATCAGATCAACTTGCTAGAATACGTGATTATGATGTGAGTTTGACCGTGAATTCGAGCACGAAAAGAAAGAGACAGAAAGAGaataagaagagaaagaagaCGATGAAAGGCTTCCAACTTGATGCCAGAAGTTCTAGT GAGCCAGACAAAATTCCAGACGATAGCAACTCAACAAGATATGTAACTTCTGTGGCTTTACCAGAGGTTGAACCTCAGAAAACTGATGGTAGCAGCAACACAAATTTTAAACCACTAATTACTGAGGTACAAAGTGGAGATGGTAGTAAAATAGTGGAAGATTATAATAATGCAGAAAGAGACAAAACATGTGTTAGATCTGGCTGTGGTACAAATGGAAGCAACTATGTGTATAGAAGTAAAGCAGAAGAGTATAAAATGATTGCAGATCTGGGTACATATCCTCAACTTTCTGCAATGATTTCTCCCGAGGCCGGAATGAAGAAAGCGGAAAGAAATGAGAAGGAGAGGGAACAATTAACTGATGCTCCTATA GGGCTAGACATTACACCAGAAGATAAGGCATCGATGCATGTAATTAATGTGGCTTTACCAGACACCAGTGAGGCACAAAGTGGAGACTGCAGTAAAGTAGTGGAAGAGTGTAATAATGGAGAAAAGACCAACAAAGGTGCTAGATCTGATGGTGGTATAAACAGAGACAATTATGTGTATCGAACTAAAGCGGAAGAGTATAGAATGATTGCAATAGCAGGTATATCTCCTCAACTTTCTGCAAGGCTTGCTTCGGAAGACAGAATGAAGAAGAGCACCAAAATAATTGAGAAGAAGGCATTGGAGAAGACAGAACTATTTAGCAATGCCCCCACA GATGTTAAAGAATCAAGTGAAGTACAGAAGAAAAACTGTATTGAAGGAGTAGTTGAGGTCACAAAAGGTGACCGTGTCAAATCTGTTGTGTACAAGTACCAGACTAAAGCTAAAGAGTATATAATGCATGCAGATTTCAGCAACTGCTCCCAAGGTGTCACATTATTTGCTTGTGAGGCCACAAATATGGACAATAGGAAGAGCAAAGTGGTTAAAGGACCAGAGGACAACCAAAATTCAGCA GTTGCTTGTGTAGCTGATGAACCAGGGGGAAGCATTCTTGAAGCTCTGGAAGCTGCTGAAAAGATTAATACTAATGATGGCTCAAGATGTGCTATAGCGATTGATCCTGGTTTTTTATTTTCGCAAGGACATGAGAAGACTGCATGTTTGGGGACCACCAGTGGAAATCCTGAAATTGAACATAGAGAGACACATGTGAGGGAGGTGAAAGAAGTGTTTGATAGAAGAGATTGTGGA GATATGGCAGCAGAGATAGTTAAGCATGGAGACTCAACTAAAGCTGCTGAAACAGCGCCATCATTGAAACCAGGATCAGTGAAAAAG AGAAAACCTAGATATTTTGATTTCCCAAATAGCAGTTTGGGCGAAGATGCTCACAAAGCACGAAAGCGTACTAAGGCGAGAAGAAAAAAACCATGCTATCTATGTGGAGGTTTCAGGCATACTGCAAAGCATTGCATCCAG GGCCGTGAATGCTTCAAATGTGGAGGAAGAGGTCACCTTGCTAGAGATTGCCTTGAAGAATCATCGAGCAATAACATTTTAGATTTCTGTTTGAGATGTGGAAATTTAGGCCATCATATGTTTGTATGTCAAAGTGACTATTCTTCTGAAGATCTCAAG GCTATAAAATGTTATGTTTGCAAGGAATTTGGGCACCTCTGCTGCGATGGCTTTAAGTACGAGGGTCAGGCATTAGCATCTTGTTACAAGTGCGGGCAAAGTGGCCATCTGGGTTTT ACAAGAAAAGTGCACCAGATGCTCGCTAGCCAAAACTTTCTACGATCATGA
- the LOC141690288 gene encoding uncharacterized protein LOC141690288 isoform X3: protein MLEDQSASDQLARIRDYDVSLTVNSSTKRKRQKENKKRKKTMKGFQLDARSSSEPDKIPDDSNSTRYVTSVALPEVEPQKTDGSSNTNFKPLITEVQSGDGSKIVEDYNNAERDKTCVRSGCGTNGSNYVYRSKAEEYKMIADLGTYPQLSAMISPEAGMKKAERNEKEREQLTDAPIGLDITPEDKASMHVINVALPDTSEAQSGDCSKVVEECNNGEKTNKGARSDGGINRDNYVYRTKAEEYRMIAIAGISPQLSARLASEDRMKKSTKIIEKKALEKTELFSNAPTDVKESSEVQKKNCIEGVVEVTKGDRVKSVVYKYQTKAKEYIMHADFSNCSQGVTLFACEATNMDNRKSKVVKGPEDNQNSAVACVADEPGGSILEALEAAEKINTNDGSRCAIAIDPGFLFSQGHEKTACLGTTSGNPEIEHRETHVREVKEVFDRRDCGDMAAEIVKHGDSTKAAETAPSLKPGSVKKRKPRYFDFPNSSLGEDAHKARKRTKARRKKPCYLCGGFRHTAKHCIQGRECFKCGGRGHLARDCLEESSSNNILDFCLRCGNLGHHMFVCQSDYSSEDLKAIKCYVCKEFGHLCCDGFKYEGQALASCYKCGQSGHLGFKFLKEMANAVVAVQHMKELHRKSQRKV, encoded by the exons ATGTTGGAGGATCAGAGTGCATCAGATCAACTTGCTAGAATACGTGATTATGATGTGAGTTTGACCGTGAATTCGAGCACGAAAAGAAAGAGACAGAAAGAGaataagaagagaaagaagaCGATGAAAGGCTTCCAACTTGATGCCAGAAGTTCTAGT GAGCCAGACAAAATTCCAGACGATAGCAACTCAACAAGATATGTAACTTCTGTGGCTTTACCAGAGGTTGAACCTCAGAAAACTGATGGTAGCAGCAACACAAATTTTAAACCACTAATTACTGAGGTACAAAGTGGAGATGGTAGTAAAATAGTGGAAGATTATAATAATGCAGAAAGAGACAAAACATGTGTTAGATCTGGCTGTGGTACAAATGGAAGCAACTATGTGTATAGAAGTAAAGCAGAAGAGTATAAAATGATTGCAGATCTGGGTACATATCCTCAACTTTCTGCAATGATTTCTCCCGAGGCCGGAATGAAGAAAGCGGAAAGAAATGAGAAGGAGAGGGAACAATTAACTGATGCTCCTATA GGGCTAGACATTACACCAGAAGATAAGGCATCGATGCATGTAATTAATGTGGCTTTACCAGACACCAGTGAGGCACAAAGTGGAGACTGCAGTAAAGTAGTGGAAGAGTGTAATAATGGAGAAAAGACCAACAAAGGTGCTAGATCTGATGGTGGTATAAACAGAGACAATTATGTGTATCGAACTAAAGCGGAAGAGTATAGAATGATTGCAATAGCAGGTATATCTCCTCAACTTTCTGCAAGGCTTGCTTCGGAAGACAGAATGAAGAAGAGCACCAAAATAATTGAGAAGAAGGCATTGGAGAAGACAGAACTATTTAGCAATGCCCCCACA GATGTTAAAGAATCAAGTGAAGTACAGAAGAAAAACTGTATTGAAGGAGTAGTTGAGGTCACAAAAGGTGACCGTGTCAAATCTGTTGTGTACAAGTACCAGACTAAAGCTAAAGAGTATATAATGCATGCAGATTTCAGCAACTGCTCCCAAGGTGTCACATTATTTGCTTGTGAGGCCACAAATATGGACAATAGGAAGAGCAAAGTGGTTAAAGGACCAGAGGACAACCAAAATTCAGCA GTTGCTTGTGTAGCTGATGAACCAGGGGGAAGCATTCTTGAAGCTCTGGAAGCTGCTGAAAAGATTAATACTAATGATGGCTCAAGATGTGCTATAGCGATTGATCCTGGTTTTTTATTTTCGCAAGGACATGAGAAGACTGCATGTTTGGGGACCACCAGTGGAAATCCTGAAATTGAACATAGAGAGACACATGTGAGGGAGGTGAAAGAAGTGTTTGATAGAAGAGATTGTGGA GATATGGCAGCAGAGATAGTTAAGCATGGAGACTCAACTAAAGCTGCTGAAACAGCGCCATCATTGAAACCAGGATCAGTGAAAAAG AGAAAACCTAGATATTTTGATTTCCCAAATAGCAGTTTGGGCGAAGATGCTCACAAAGCACGAAAGCGTACTAAGGCGAGAAGAAAAAAACCATGCTATCTATGTGGAGGTTTCAGGCATACTGCAAAGCATTGCATCCAG GGCCGTGAATGCTTCAAATGTGGAGGAAGAGGTCACCTTGCTAGAGATTGCCTTGAAGAATCATCGAGCAATAACATTTTAGATTTCTGTTTGAGATGTGGAAATTTAGGCCATCATATGTTTGTATGTCAAAGTGACTATTCTTCTGAAGATCTCAAG GCTATAAAATGTTATGTTTGCAAGGAATTTGGGCACCTCTGCTGCGATGGCTTTAAGTACGAGGGTCAGGCATTAGCATCTTGTTACAAGTGCGGGCAAAGTGGCCATCTGGGTTTT AAGTTTTTGAAGGAAATGGCCAATGCCGTAGTAGCGGTTCAACATATGAAGGAATTGCATAGAAAGTCGCAACGGAAAGTATGA
- the LOC141690288 gene encoding uncharacterized protein LOC141690288 isoform X5, producing the protein MKDLESDAKILNGLDITPEDKASMHVINVALPDTSEAQSGDCSKVVEECNNGEKTNKGARSDGGINRDNYVYRTKAEEYRMIAIAGISPQLSARLASEDRMKKSTKIIEKKALEKTELFSNAPTDVKESSEVQKKNCIEGVVEVTKGDRVKSVVYKYQTKAKEYIMHADFSNCSQGVTLFACEATNMDNRKSKVVKGPEDNQNSAVACVADEPGGSILEALEAAEKINTNDGSRCAIAIDPGFLFSQGHEKTACLGTTSGNPEIEHRETHVREVKEVFDRRDCGDMAAEIVKHGDSTKAAETAPSLKPGSVKKRKPRYFDFPNSSLGEDAHKARKRTKARRKKPCYLCGGFRHTAKHCIQGRECFKCGGRGHLARDCLEESSSNNILDFCLRCGNLGHHMFVCQSDYSSEDLKAIKCYVCKEFGHLCCDGFKYEGQALASCYKCGQSGHLGFECIRQEKCTRCSLAKTFYDHEVKGHFAGKNREHNKAGKCTYESTTIERSFSDNEIIPNFAHAPL; encoded by the exons ATGAAAGACTTGGAATCTGATGCAAAAATCCTAAAT GGGCTAGACATTACACCAGAAGATAAGGCATCGATGCATGTAATTAATGTGGCTTTACCAGACACCAGTGAGGCACAAAGTGGAGACTGCAGTAAAGTAGTGGAAGAGTGTAATAATGGAGAAAAGACCAACAAAGGTGCTAGATCTGATGGTGGTATAAACAGAGACAATTATGTGTATCGAACTAAAGCGGAAGAGTATAGAATGATTGCAATAGCAGGTATATCTCCTCAACTTTCTGCAAGGCTTGCTTCGGAAGACAGAATGAAGAAGAGCACCAAAATAATTGAGAAGAAGGCATTGGAGAAGACAGAACTATTTAGCAATGCCCCCACA GATGTTAAAGAATCAAGTGAAGTACAGAAGAAAAACTGTATTGAAGGAGTAGTTGAGGTCACAAAAGGTGACCGTGTCAAATCTGTTGTGTACAAGTACCAGACTAAAGCTAAAGAGTATATAATGCATGCAGATTTCAGCAACTGCTCCCAAGGTGTCACATTATTTGCTTGTGAGGCCACAAATATGGACAATAGGAAGAGCAAAGTGGTTAAAGGACCAGAGGACAACCAAAATTCAGCA GTTGCTTGTGTAGCTGATGAACCAGGGGGAAGCATTCTTGAAGCTCTGGAAGCTGCTGAAAAGATTAATACTAATGATGGCTCAAGATGTGCTATAGCGATTGATCCTGGTTTTTTATTTTCGCAAGGACATGAGAAGACTGCATGTTTGGGGACCACCAGTGGAAATCCTGAAATTGAACATAGAGAGACACATGTGAGGGAGGTGAAAGAAGTGTTTGATAGAAGAGATTGTGGA GATATGGCAGCAGAGATAGTTAAGCATGGAGACTCAACTAAAGCTGCTGAAACAGCGCCATCATTGAAACCAGGATCAGTGAAAAAG AGAAAACCTAGATATTTTGATTTCCCAAATAGCAGTTTGGGCGAAGATGCTCACAAAGCACGAAAGCGTACTAAGGCGAGAAGAAAAAAACCATGCTATCTATGTGGAGGTTTCAGGCATACTGCAAAGCATTGCATCCAG GGCCGTGAATGCTTCAAATGTGGAGGAAGAGGTCACCTTGCTAGAGATTGCCTTGAAGAATCATCGAGCAATAACATTTTAGATTTCTGTTTGAGATGTGGAAATTTAGGCCATCATATGTTTGTATGTCAAAGTGACTATTCTTCTGAAGATCTCAAG GCTATAAAATGTTATGTTTGCAAGGAATTTGGGCACCTCTGCTGCGATGGCTTTAAGTACGAGGGTCAGGCATTAGCATCTTGTTACAAGTGCGGGCAAAGTGGCCATCTGGGTTTT GAATGCATTAGACAAGAAAAGTGCACCAGATGCTCGCTAGCCAAAACTTTCTACGATCATGAAGTAAAAGGCCACTTTGCAGGAAAGAACAGAGAACATAACAAG GCTGGAAAGTGTACCTATGAATCAACAACCATTGAAAGATCTTTTTCAGATAATGAAATTATTCCAAACTTCGCCCATGCACCTCTTTAA